The following coding sequences lie in one Sedimentibacter sp. MB35-C1 genomic window:
- a CDS encoding DUF3343 domain-containing protein: MDQYNYMTFKSVSYAMKVETEVKKHDIEYKVIPVPRSISSSCGICIRFFKSDMNKMKDIIENNKLVYDNIYLSA; the protein is encoded by the coding sequence ATGGATCAATATAACTACATGACATTTAAATCTGTGTCCTATGCTATGAAAGTGGAAACAGAGGTAAAAAAACATGACATTGAATACAAGGTAATACCTGTTCCCAGAAGTATAAGCTCAAGCTGCGGGATATGCATTCGTTTTTTTAAGTCAGATATGAATAAAATGAAGGATATTATTGAAAACAACAAGCTTGTTTATGATAATATCTATTTAAGCGCGTGA